A genomic stretch from Anaerococcus mediterraneensis includes:
- the rimI gene encoding ribosomal protein S18-alanine N-acetyltransferase, with amino-acid sequence MIREMVLGDADRVYQIENESFFEPWTKKRLIKEFEENSFLKHYVYEKDGEVVGFYIISTISDLVEIFTIAVDKRYRQEGIGSKLLDHLINKAYDLGASEIWLEASTKNTAAVNLYQKYGFKIQSIRKNYYQKTGEDAYNMIRKM; translated from the coding sequence GTGATTAGGGAAATGGTGCTAGGGGATGCAGACAGGGTCTACCAAATAGAAAATGAGTCGTTTTTTGAACCTTGGACCAAAAAAAGGTTGATCAAAGAGTTTGAGGAAAACTCATTTCTAAAACATTATGTCTATGAAAAAGACGGCGAGGTTGTTGGATTTTATATAATCAGTACCATATCAGACCTGGTTGAAATTTTCACTATAGCAGTAGATAAGCGCTACAGACAAGAAGGCATTGGCTCAAAGCTTTTAGACCACCTCATAAACAAGGCCTATGACCTGGGGGCAAGCGAAATTTGGCTAGAAGCATCCACTAAAAATACAGCGGCTGTAAATCTTTATCAAAAATACGGTTTCAAGATCCAATCTATAAGGAAAAACTACTACCAAAAAACAGGCGAAGATGCCTATAATATGATAAGGAAAATGTAA
- the tsaD gene encoding tRNA (adenosine(37)-N6)-threonylcarbamoyltransferase complex transferase subunit TsaD, which produces MTDFYTLAIETSCDDSSVAILKNEREILTNLISSQIDIHALFGGVVPEIASRKHLESINPLIDKALSDAKLTYDDLDLITVTKGPGLIGSLLVGISAAKALAFATGKPLVGANHMKGHICANYLSNTDLKPPFVCLVVSGGHTYLCKVDDYNDIKVVGRTRDDAAGESFDKVARKIGLGYPGGPKIDKLAKKGDPSAIDFPRVMLEKDSYDFSFSGLKTAVLNYANQKEQKGEEINKADLAASFQEAVVDVLVAKSLRLLEETGYKKFAISGGVAANSRLKDRFKEALGQRGIDFYFPDTILCTDNAAMIAMAGYLDYKDGKRDNNYMKVYPNLDL; this is translated from the coding sequence ATGACAGACTTTTATACACTAGCAATTGAGACATCCTGTGATGATTCATCAGTTGCGATTTTAAAAAATGAAAGAGAAATACTTACAAATCTCATATCAAGTCAGATTGATATCCACGCTCTTTTTGGGGGAGTTGTCCCAGAGATAGCTAGCAGAAAACACCTAGAGTCTATAAATCCCTTGATCGACAAGGCTTTATCAGATGCCAAGCTTACTTATGATGATTTGGACTTGATCACAGTCACCAAGGGGCCGGGCCTTATTGGTTCACTTTTGGTTGGGATTTCTGCTGCCAAGGCCCTAGCCTTTGCTACTGGCAAACCCCTAGTAGGAGCCAACCACATGAAAGGCCACATCTGTGCCAACTATTTGTCAAATACGGACCTAAAACCTCCTTTTGTTTGCCTAGTTGTATCAGGCGGTCACACCTACCTTTGCAAGGTCGATGACTACAACGATATAAAGGTTGTAGGCAGGACCCGTGATGATGCAGCTGGCGAATCTTTTGACAAGGTTGCCAGAAAAATAGGACTGGGATATCCAGGCGGGCCAAAAATCGATAAGCTTGCCAAAAAGGGCGATCCATCTGCCATAGATTTCCCTAGGGTCATGCTAGAAAAAGATTCTTATGATTTTTCTTTTTCTGGACTCAAAACTGCAGTCCTAAATTATGCCAACCAAAAAGAACAAAAAGGTGAAGAAATAAATAAGGCAGACCTTGCAGCTAGCTTCCAAGAGGCAGTTGTCGATGTATTAGTTGCCAAGTCCCTAAGACTCTTAGAAGAAACAGGCTACAAAAAATTTGCCATATCGGGAGGAGTTGCTGCCAACTCTAGGCTCAAAGATAGGTTTAAAGAGGCCCTTGGCCAAAGAGGCATAGATTTTTATTTCCCAGATACCATACTCTGTACAGACAATGCAGCTATGATAGCCATGGCAGGCTACCTAGACTACAAAGACGGAAAAAGAGATAACAACTACATGAAGGTCTACCCAAACTTGGATTTATAA